One segment of Pseudomonas asgharzadehiana DNA contains the following:
- a CDS encoding proline iminopeptidase-family hydrolase — translation MEFIEKIREGYATFGAYQTWYRVTGDLASGRTPLVIIHGGPGCTHDYVDAFKDVAASGHAVIHYDQLGNGRSTHLPDEAASFWTVDLFLKELDNLLDHLQISDNYAILGQSWGGMLGSEHAILQPKGLRAFIPANSPTCMRTWVSEANRLRKLLPEGVHETLLKHEAAGTYQDPEYLAASRVFYDQHVCRVNPWPEEVARTFAQVDSDPTVYHAMSGPTEFHVIGSLKDWKSIGRLSAIKVPTLVISGRHDEATPLVVKPFLDEIADVRWALFEDSSHMPHVEERQACMGTVVKFLDEACPVPHAERKAG, via the coding sequence ATGGAGTTCATCGAAAAGATCCGCGAAGGGTATGCAACGTTCGGCGCCTACCAGACCTGGTACCGCGTCACCGGCGACCTGGCCAGCGGCCGCACGCCGTTGGTCATCATCCACGGCGGCCCCGGTTGCACCCATGATTACGTCGACGCCTTCAAGGATGTCGCCGCCAGCGGCCACGCCGTGATCCACTACGACCAACTGGGCAATGGCCGCTCCACGCACCTACCCGATGAAGCCGCGTCTTTCTGGACCGTCGACCTGTTCCTCAAAGAACTGGACAACTTGCTGGATCATCTGCAAATCAGCGACAACTACGCGATCCTCGGCCAGTCCTGGGGCGGCATGCTCGGCAGTGAACACGCGATTCTGCAACCTAAGGGGCTGCGCGCGTTTATCCCGGCCAACTCACCGACCTGTATGCGCACCTGGGTCAGCGAAGCCAACCGCCTGCGCAAATTGTTGCCAGAAGGCGTGCATGAAACCCTGCTCAAGCATGAAGCCGCCGGCACCTACCAGGACCCGGAATACCTCGCCGCCTCGCGAGTGTTCTATGACCAGCATGTGTGCCGCGTCAATCCGTGGCCGGAAGAGGTGGCGCGCACTTTCGCCCAGGTCGACTCGGACCCCACGGTGTACCACGCGATGAGCGGCCCGACCGAGTTCCATGTGATCGGCAGTTTGAAGGATTGGAAATCCATTGGCCGCCTGTCGGCGATCAAGGTACCAACCCTGGTGATTTCCGGTCGGCATGACGAGGCTACACCGCTGGTGGTCAAGCCGTTCCTGGATGAAATTGCGGATGTGCGCTGGGCGCTGTTTGAAGACTCCAGCCACATGCCCCATGTGGAAGAACGCCAGGCGTGCATGGGCACAGTGGTGAAGTTTCTGGATGAGGCGTGTCCGGTGCCGCACGCAGAGCGCAAGGCCGGCTGA
- the punC gene encoding purine nucleoside transporter PunC: MKNSFGFTWYLAGLSMLGYLAMDMYLPAFGAMGEQLQIGAGAVGASLSIFLAGFALGQLLWGPLSDRLGRKPILLVGLSLFVLGCAGMFWVETAPQLLALRFLQAIGVCSAAVSWQALVIDRYPADKAHRVFASIMPLMSLSPALAPLLGAMVLNHLGWQAIFGVLLGVSLLLLLPTVCLRRTPKNVTHTPSRLGYAQLFRSRVFSGNVMIFAACSASFFAWLTASPFILGDMGYSPNDIGLSYVPPTLAFLVGGYSCRSALQRFQGKTLLPWLLVAYCISMVALYMVATWTVPTLTTLLIPFCLMALVNGASYPIVVANALMPFSENSGKAAALQNTLQLGLCFLSSLLVSSMIEQPLLITVMVMLATAPLAVLGYWLARPKADPAELANA, encoded by the coding sequence ATGAAAAATTCTTTTGGGTTCACTTGGTACCTGGCGGGGCTGAGCATGCTTGGTTATCTCGCCATGGACATGTACTTGCCGGCGTTCGGCGCCATGGGCGAGCAATTGCAGATCGGCGCTGGCGCGGTGGGCGCCAGCTTGAGCATCTTCCTCGCCGGTTTTGCGTTGGGGCAGTTGTTGTGGGGGCCGTTGTCCGACCGACTGGGGCGCAAGCCGATTCTGCTGGTGGGGTTGAGTCTGTTCGTACTGGGCTGCGCGGGTATGTTCTGGGTCGAGACGGCGCCGCAGCTCCTGGCCTTGCGCTTTCTGCAGGCGATTGGTGTGTGCTCGGCTGCCGTGAGCTGGCAAGCGTTGGTGATTGATCGTTACCCGGCCGACAAGGCGCACCGGGTGTTCGCCAGCATCATGCCGTTGATGTCACTGTCGCCCGCCCTGGCGCCGCTGTTGGGCGCGATGGTGCTGAATCACTTGGGGTGGCAGGCGATTTTCGGGGTGTTGCTGGGGGTGTCGCTGCTGTTGCTGCTGCCGACGGTGTGCCTGCGCCGTACGCCAAAAAATGTGACGCATACGCCGTCGCGCCTCGGTTATGCGCAGTTGTTCAGGTCTCGGGTGTTCAGCGGCAACGTGATGATCTTCGCCGCCTGCTCCGCCAGTTTCTTCGCCTGGCTGACGGCTTCGCCGTTCATCCTTGGCGACATGGGCTACAGCCCCAATGACATCGGCCTGAGCTATGTGCCGCCAACCCTGGCGTTTCTGGTGGGTGGCTACAGTTGTCGCAGTGCCTTGCAGCGTTTCCAGGGCAAGACATTACTGCCCTGGCTGCTGGTGGCTTACTGCATCAGCATGGTGGCGTTGTACATGGTCGCCACCTGGACTGTGCCGACCCTCACCACCTTACTGATTCCGTTCTGCCTGATGGCGCTGGTCAACGGCGCCAGTTACCCGATCGTGGTCGCGAATGCGCTGATGCCCTTTTCGGAAAATTCCGGCAAGGCCGCAGCACTGCAAAACACCTTGCAGTTGGGGCTGTGCTTCCTCAGCAGCCTGCTGGTGTCATCGATGATCGAACAACCGTTGTTGATCACGGTGATGGTGATGCTGGCGACTGCGCCGTTGGCGGTGTTGGGCTATTGGCTGGCGCGGCCGAAGGCGGACCCCGCCGAACTGGCCAATGCCTGA
- a CDS encoding ABC transporter permease translates to MSSRPLIAPWRLRLRFGFRNGRLTAAWGLSILLAWFGLALFAPWIAPYDPIAQNTDISLLGPHLAHPFGTDNYGRDILSRVIWGARIDLQLAIIGVIFPFMIGTFIGAVSGYIGGRFDSLCMRVIDVVLAFPFLVLMLAIMAILGPGLKSFYIAMALVGWVSYARLIRSQILVLKESDFALAAKSLGFGHGRILFRHLLPNALFGSIVFSMSDAVLVLLNGAAVSYLGLGVQPPTAEWGTMVAEGQAFITTAWWICTFPGLAIVTLAMGFSLLADGVAQVLGERS, encoded by the coding sequence ATGAGCAGCCGCCCACTGATTGCCCCTTGGCGCTTGCGTCTGCGTTTTGGTTTTCGCAATGGTCGGCTGACGGCGGCGTGGGGGCTGTCGATCCTGCTGGCGTGGTTTGGCCTCGCGCTGTTTGCGCCGTGGATTGCGCCGTATGACCCGATTGCGCAGAACACCGATATCAGTTTGCTCGGCCCTCACCTGGCCCATCCATTCGGCACCGATAACTACGGCCGAGACATTCTGTCGCGGGTGATCTGGGGCGCGCGCATCGACCTGCAACTGGCGATTATCGGGGTGATCTTCCCGTTCATGATCGGCACCTTTATCGGCGCGGTGTCGGGCTATATCGGCGGGCGTTTCGACAGCCTCTGCATGCGTGTGATCGATGTGGTCCTGGCGTTCCCGTTCCTGGTGCTGATGCTGGCGATCATGGCCATCCTCGGCCCGGGCTTGAAGAGTTTCTATATCGCCATGGCGCTGGTGGGATGGGTCTCGTATGCACGGCTGATCCGTTCGCAGATCCTGGTGCTCAAGGAAAGCGACTTCGCCCTGGCCGCCAAGAGCCTGGGTTTTGGCCATGGGCGCATCCTGTTCCGGCACTTGCTGCCCAATGCCCTGTTTGGCTCGATTGTGTTTTCCATGTCGGATGCGGTGTTGGTGCTGCTGAATGGCGCGGCCGTGAGTTATCTGGGCCTCGGCGTGCAGCCGCCCACCGCCGAGTGGGGCACCATGGTCGCCGAAGGGCAGGCGTTTATTACCACTGCGTGGTGGATCTGCACTTTTCCGGGGCTGGCCATCGTGACCCTGGCCATGGGCTTCAGCCTGCTGGCCGATGGCGTGGCGCAAGTGTTGGGGGAGCGCTCATGA
- a CDS encoding nucleoside-binding protein, translated as MKKALQGATVALTLLGGGEAVAMEWMNNSVGFRYGQHFTNPNNPDDFSKRIYSFTHASGYRYGSNFLNLDVFLSDSRDPRKGTDHGGSEVYAVYRHQLYASRVFDMPPGTGLIKDYALTLGFDANRNNNFASARKRALVFGPTLKFNSVGVLDLSLMYYKEKNHTGIPGAQESNHTFDDTYLLNLTWMRPFEIANHTAKFQGFINYVGEKGEDYHGRDTAPEALMRTALMVAVRPGKSVKPNLYLGVGYEYWHNKFGVDGGRGSRTSTPTLNMEVTF; from the coding sequence ATGAAAAAGGCATTACAGGGCGCCACCGTTGCACTGACCCTCCTCGGCGGCGGCGAGGCCGTTGCCATGGAATGGATGAACAACAGCGTCGGCTTTCGCTACGGCCAGCATTTCACCAATCCCAATAACCCCGACGACTTCAGCAAGCGCATCTACAGCTTCACCCACGCCAGCGGCTACCGCTACGGCAGCAATTTCCTCAACCTGGATGTGTTCCTGTCCGACAGCCGCGACCCGCGCAAGGGCACCGACCATGGCGGCAGCGAGGTGTACGCGGTGTATCGGCACCAGCTGTATGCCTCACGCGTCTTCGACATGCCGCCGGGCACCGGGCTGATCAAGGATTACGCGTTGACCCTGGGTTTTGATGCCAACCGCAACAACAACTTCGCCTCGGCCAGAAAACGCGCGCTGGTGTTTGGCCCCACGCTGAAATTCAACAGCGTCGGTGTGCTGGATTTGAGCCTGATGTACTACAAGGAAAAGAACCACACCGGCATCCCCGGCGCGCAAGAATCGAACCACACGTTTGATGACACCTACCTGCTCAACCTGACCTGGATGCGCCCGTTCGAGATCGCCAACCACACGGCTAAATTCCAGGGGTTTATCAATTACGTCGGGGAAAAAGGCGAGGACTATCATGGCCGTGACACGGCGCCGGAAGCGCTGATGCGCACGGCGCTGATGGTGGCGGTGCGGCCAGGCAAGAGCGTGAAGCCGAACCTGTACCTTGGGGTAGGTTATGAATACTGGCACAACAAGTTCGGTGTGGACGGTGGCCGGGGGAGCCGCACCTCCACGCCGACGCTGAACATGGAAGTGACGTTCTAG
- a CDS encoding LuxR family transcriptional regulator — MLAKLTAVNNRLMPGRSLDEQMDNAFILAQQLGFDALVYDYTPVPIDQDGALITPSVLELRNTPPGWHTLWCSEGFYQIDPVQHLALSTVSPFVWSYEAKADTPLQKIIDPCHAPVSTYLHDQQLTCGVSVPIHLPRGGFASLTGLRTGKAQTVLQEAQHTLSDFSLISHALQEAAYPLFSKELRTYPHIHLTKRERECLKWAAEGLTAAEIATQLSRSLAVVTLHLASAMHKLGAKNRVQAVVRATHYRLLDD; from the coding sequence ATGCTGGCCAAGCTAACTGCCGTCAATAATCGTCTGATGCCGGGCAGGAGCCTGGACGAGCAGATGGACAACGCTTTTATCCTCGCCCAGCAGTTGGGTTTCGATGCCTTGGTGTATGACTACACCCCGGTGCCGATCGATCAGGATGGTGCATTGATCACCCCCTCGGTGCTGGAACTGCGCAATACACCGCCAGGCTGGCACACCTTGTGGTGCAGCGAAGGTTTTTACCAGATAGACCCGGTGCAGCATCTGGCCCTGAGCACGGTTTCACCGTTTGTGTGGTCCTACGAAGCCAAGGCCGATACCCCGCTGCAGAAGATCATCGACCCCTGCCACGCGCCAGTTTCAACCTACCTGCACGACCAGCAACTGACCTGCGGCGTGAGTGTGCCCATCCACCTGCCCCGCGGCGGTTTTGCCTCGTTGACCGGCCTGCGCACCGGCAAGGCCCAGACCGTGCTGCAAGAGGCGCAGCACACGTTGTCGGATTTCAGCCTGATTTCCCACGCCTTGCAGGAAGCGGCCTACCCGCTATTCAGCAAGGAACTGCGCACCTACCCACATATCCACCTGACCAAACGCGAACGCGAATGCCTGAAATGGGCGGCCGAAGGCCTCACCGCCGCTGAAATCGCCACGCAGTTGAGCCGGTCACTGGCCGTGGTCACCCTGCACCTGGCCTCGGCGATGCACAAACTGGGCGCCAAAAACCGCGTACAGGCTGTGGTTCGCGCCACCCATTACCGCCTGCTCGACGACTGA
- the punR gene encoding DNA-binding transcriptional activator PunR — protein MWSEYSLEVVDAVARHGSFSAAAQELHRVPSAISYTVRQIEEWLAVPLFVRRHRDVELTPAGRLFIDEARGVMKKMLGTRRLCQQVANGWSGQLKVAVDSIVKPQRCRQLVLDFYRRFPEVELLLEYEVYNGVWDALADERTDIVIGATSAVPVASRFSFRDMGLLNWLCVVSATHPLANIEGLLSDDQLRPFASLCMTDTSRNLPKRDTWTLDNQRRLVVPNWASAIDCLRDGLCVGMAPAHQVLPWIERGELVALQLTRPFPASPSCVAWAQDKLSPAMAWLLAYLGDTETMNQEWLNGHDL, from the coding sequence ATGTGGTCTGAATACTCCCTGGAGGTAGTCGACGCGGTAGCGCGCCATGGCAGTTTCAGCGCCGCCGCCCAGGAATTGCATCGCGTGCCGTCGGCCATCAGCTATACGGTACGTCAGATTGAGGAGTGGCTGGCAGTGCCATTGTTTGTGCGGCGCCATCGCGACGTCGAACTGACCCCCGCCGGCCGCCTGTTTATCGACGAAGCCCGTGGCGTGATGAAAAAAATGCTCGGCACCCGGCGTTTGTGCCAGCAGGTGGCCAACGGCTGGAGTGGCCAGTTGAAGGTGGCGGTGGACTCTATCGTCAAACCTCAGCGCTGCCGGCAGTTGGTGCTGGATTTCTATCGGCGGTTCCCCGAGGTGGAGTTGCTGCTGGAGTACGAGGTGTACAACGGCGTGTGGGATGCCTTGGCCGACGAGCGTACCGACATTGTGATCGGCGCCACCAGCGCAGTGCCGGTGGCCAGCCGCTTTAGCTTTCGCGACATGGGGTTGTTGAACTGGCTGTGTGTCGTCAGTGCAACGCATCCCTTGGCCAACATTGAAGGGTTGCTCAGCGATGACCAACTGCGCCCGTTCGCCTCGCTGTGCATGACCGACACGTCGCGCAACCTGCCCAAGCGCGACACCTGGACCCTGGATAACCAACGTCGCCTGGTCGTACCGAACTGGGCGTCGGCCATCGATTGCCTGCGCGATGGCCTGTGCGTCGGCATGGCACCGGCGCATCAGGTATTGCCGTGGATCGAACGCGGCGAACTGGTGGCGCTGCAACTGACCCGACCCTTCCCCGCCAGCCCGTCGTGCGTGGCCTGGGCACAGGACAAGCTGTCCCCGGCCATGGCGTGGTTGCTGGCGTATCTGGGAGACACCGAGACGATGAATCAGGAATGGCTGAATGGGCATGACCTATAA
- a CDS encoding proline iminopeptidase-family hydrolase, giving the protein MWREIAPDQRYTVQVDGHNLAVYSFGEGDEVLLCLNGGPGLPCDYLRDAHGWLKDHNLRVVAFDQLGTGASARPTDVSLWEIRRYVEEVETVRQALGLGRVHLLGHSWGGWLGIEYAIYYPAALKSLILENTVGDIPHLSQELERLRGALGSETVAMMQRHEAMGTLDHPQYQAAITLLNYRHVCRLDEWPEPVKRSLGDWNMGPYETMQGPNEFLYVGNLKDWNRLKEMADFTMPILITTGQHDELTPACAMRMKMAARHAQLHVFPNSSHMPFYEEPQAYFPVLLDFLARHRG; this is encoded by the coding sequence ATGTGGCGTGAAATTGCCCCCGACCAGCGGTACACCGTGCAAGTCGACGGCCACAACCTCGCGGTCTACAGCTTTGGCGAAGGCGATGAGGTGCTCTTGTGCCTCAACGGCGGGCCGGGCTTGCCGTGTGACTACTTGCGCGACGCCCATGGCTGGCTCAAGGACCATAACCTACGAGTGGTTGCATTCGATCAGCTTGGCACGGGCGCATCAGCCAGACCGACCGATGTTTCCCTGTGGGAAATCCGCCGTTATGTCGAAGAAGTCGAAACCGTGCGCCAGGCCCTCGGTCTGGGCCGCGTGCATTTGCTTGGGCATTCATGGGGTGGCTGGTTGGGCATCGAATACGCCATTTATTACCCCGCCGCACTCAAAAGCCTGATCCTCGAGAACACCGTCGGCGACATTCCGCACCTGTCCCAGGAGCTCGAACGCCTGCGCGGCGCGCTGGGCAGCGAAACCGTGGCCATGATGCAACGCCACGAAGCCATGGGTACCCTCGACCACCCGCAGTACCAGGCCGCAATCACCTTGCTCAACTACCGCCACGTGTGCCGCCTGGATGAGTGGCCCGAGCCGGTCAAACGCTCCCTCGGCGACTGGAACATGGGGCCGTACGAAACCATGCAGGGCCCCAACGAGTTTCTCTACGTCGGCAACCTCAAGGACTGGAACCGCCTCAAGGAGATGGCCGATTTCACCATGCCCATACTGATCACCACCGGCCAGCACGACGAACTCACCCCCGCCTGCGCCATGCGCATGAAAATGGCCGCCAGACACGCCCAATTGCACGTCTTTCCCAACAGCAGCCATATGCCGTTTTATGAAGAACCCCAGGCGTATTTCCCGGTGCTGCTCGACTTTCTCGCTCGTCATCGAGGCTGA
- a CDS encoding ABC transporter permease codes for MNLARYRFVLSRPLQLLPVLFGISLITFVLVRSIPGDPARALLGSRSTPDALLKIRAQYGLDQPLWLQYFYFLKNLLKGDLGQSLLYKVDALKLIVTRIEPTLVLVLGSVLLALLIALPLATLAARNQGRWADNLIRVFTTVGLGMPAFWLGLMLILLLSVQWGLFPVSGYGRTWLDKAHHMVLPCLTIALALSAVLVRNLRAGMLMELQADHVTAARARGLSEAAVFRRHVLPNSLVPAVNLLAVNIGWLISGTVVIESLFAIPGIGQLLVRGIFTRDYMVVQGVAMVLACATVVVNFLADVATVALDPRVNMR; via the coding sequence ATGAACCTGGCGCGCTACCGTTTTGTGCTGTCCCGGCCGCTGCAATTGCTGCCGGTGCTGTTTGGCATCAGCCTGATCACCTTTGTGCTGGTGCGCTCGATCCCCGGCGATCCGGCGCGCGCCTTGCTCGGTTCACGCAGCACGCCGGATGCCTTGCTGAAAATCCGCGCCCAGTACGGCCTTGATCAGCCGTTGTGGCTGCAATATTTCTACTTCCTGAAGAACCTGCTCAAGGGCGACCTCGGGCAATCGCTGCTGTACAAGGTCGACGCCTTGAAACTGATCGTCACCCGCATCGAACCGACCTTGGTGCTGGTGCTCGGCAGTGTCCTGCTGGCACTGCTGATTGCGCTGCCATTGGCGACGTTGGCCGCGCGCAACCAAGGCCGCTGGGCGGATAACCTGATCCGCGTGTTCACCACCGTTGGCCTGGGTATGCCGGCCTTTTGGCTGGGCTTGATGCTGATTTTGCTGCTCAGTGTCCAATGGGGGCTGTTCCCTGTGTCGGGCTACGGGCGCACCTGGCTGGACAAGGCGCACCACATGGTGTTGCCGTGCCTGACTATCGCGCTGGCGCTGTCGGCGGTGCTGGTACGCAACCTGCGGGCGGGCATGTTGATGGAGTTGCAGGCCGATCACGTCACTGCGGCCAGGGCGCGCGGGTTGTCGGAGGCAGCGGTGTTTCGCCGGCATGTGTTGCCCAACTCCCTGGTGCCGGCGGTCAACCTGCTGGCGGTGAATATCGGCTGGCTGATCAGCGGCACGGTGGTGATTGAAAGCCTGTTTGCCATTCCCGGTATTGGCCAGCTATTGGTCCGCGGCATCTTTACCCGCGATTACATGGTGGTGCAGGGCGTGGCCATGGTGCTGGCCTGCGCGACGGTGGTGGTCAACTTCCTCGCGGACGTGGCGACCGTGGCCCTCGACCCGCGGGTGAATATGCGATGA
- a CDS encoding nucleobase:cation symporter-2 family protein, whose protein sequence is MTIPKASPQRPEDENLGVAANMAYGLQHVLTMYGGIVAVPLIVGQAAGLSPADIGLLIAASLFAGGLATLLQTLGLPFFGCQLPLVQGVSFAGVATMVAIVGSDGAGGVPAILGAVMAASFIGLLITPVFSRITKFFPPLVTGIVITTIGLTLMPVAARWAMGGNSRAADFGSMPNIGLAALTLVLVLLLSKIGSATISRLSILLAMVIGTLIAVLLGMADFSGVTQGPMFGFPTPFHFGMPTFHLAAIISMCIVVMVTLVETSADILAVGEIIDTKVDSKRLGNGLRADMLSSMFAPIFGSFTQSAFAQNVGLVAVTGVKSRFVVATGGLFLVILGLLPFMGRVIAAVPTSVLGGAGIVLFGTVAASGIRTLSKVDYRNNMNLIIVATSIGFGMIPIAAPSFYDQFPSWFATIFHSGISSSAIMAIALNLAFNHFTAGNSDQQSVFVAGTERSLCFHDVAALRDGDYFRGGKLFDAEGKEIPLMEQASRHASKPETSEV, encoded by the coding sequence ATGACTATCCCGAAGGCGTCACCGCAGCGGCCGGAAGATGAGAATCTTGGCGTCGCCGCCAACATGGCTTACGGCCTGCAGCATGTGCTCACCATGTACGGCGGCATCGTCGCGGTACCCCTGATCGTTGGCCAGGCGGCTGGGTTATCCCCAGCGGATATTGGCTTGTTGATCGCCGCGTCGTTGTTTGCCGGTGGCCTGGCCACCCTGTTGCAAACCCTTGGCCTGCCGTTCTTTGGGTGTCAGTTGCCGCTGGTGCAGGGCGTGTCGTTTGCCGGTGTGGCCACCATGGTCGCGATTGTCGGCAGCGACGGTGCTGGCGGGGTGCCTGCGATTCTCGGGGCGGTGATGGCTGCGTCGTTCATCGGGCTGCTGATCACGCCGGTGTTCTCCAGGATCACCAAGTTCTTCCCACCCTTGGTCACGGGTATCGTGATCACCACCATCGGCCTGACCCTGATGCCCGTTGCGGCGCGCTGGGCCATGGGCGGCAACAGCCGCGCGGCGGATTTCGGCAGCATGCCCAATATCGGCCTGGCCGCCTTGACGCTGGTGTTGGTACTGCTGCTAAGCAAGATCGGCAGCGCGACCATCTCACGCTTGTCCATCCTGTTGGCGATGGTGATCGGCACCCTGATTGCGGTGTTGCTCGGCATGGCAGACTTCTCCGGTGTGACCCAGGGGCCGATGTTCGGTTTTCCCACACCCTTCCATTTCGGCATGCCGACCTTCCACCTCGCCGCGATCATTTCCATGTGCATCGTGGTGATGGTGACTCTGGTGGAAACTTCTGCCGACATCCTGGCCGTGGGCGAAATCATCGACACCAAGGTCGACTCCAAACGCCTGGGTAACGGCCTTCGCGCCGATATGCTGTCGAGTATGTTTGCGCCGATCTTCGGTTCGTTCACCCAGAGCGCGTTCGCCCAGAACGTCGGCCTGGTGGCGGTGACCGGGGTGAAGAGTCGCTTTGTGGTCGCCACCGGTGGTCTGTTTCTGGTCATCCTCGGCCTGCTGCCGTTCATGGGCCGGGTGATCGCGGCAGTGCCGACGTCAGTGCTGGGCGGCGCCGGGATTGTGCTGTTCGGCACCGTGGCGGCCAGCGGTATTCGCACCTTGTCCAAGGTGGATTACCGCAACAACATGAATTTGATTATCGTCGCCACGTCCATTGGTTTCGGCATGATTCCTATCGCCGCGCCAAGTTTCTATGATCAGTTCCCCAGCTGGTTCGCGACCATTTTCCATTCGGGCATCAGTTCGTCGGCGATCATGGCGATAGCGTTGAACCTGGCGTTCAACCATTTCACGGCGGGCAACTCGGACCAGCAGTCGGTGTTTGTGGCGGGGACCGAGCGCAGCTTGTGCTTCCACGATGTGGCGGCGCTGCGTGATGGGGACTATTTCAGGGGCGGCAAGTTGTTCGATGCCGAGGGCAAGGAGATTCCGTTGATGGAGCAAGCCTCAAGGCACGCATCGAAACCTGAGACCTCCGAGGTCTGA
- a CDS encoding aspartate aminotransferase family protein, with protein sequence MTATCLMTTYQPLALSFTRGLGTRLWDQQGREYLDAVAGVAVTNVGHSHPKLVTAISEQAGLLLHTSNLYSIDWQQRLARRLTQLSGLDRAFFNNSGAEANEAALKLARLHGWKKGIEEPLVVVMENAFHGRTLGTMAASDGPSVRLGFQRLPGDFLKVRFGDLAAIEAITQTFGSRIAAVLLEPIQGESGVMPAPAGYLRALRDHCTRHGWLMMLDEIQTGIGRTGTWFAFQHEGIVPDVMTLAKGLGNGVPIGACLARTAVAQLFTPGSHGSTFGGNPLACRVGCTVLDIIEEQGLLQNAAQQGERLLARLRVELDEHPQVLAIRGRGLMIGIELASPSRDLTQRAAHEHGLLINVTRGKVIRLLPPLTLEAKEVEMIVRAITRLLD encoded by the coding sequence ATGACCGCCACCTGCCTGATGACGACCTACCAACCCTTGGCCTTGAGCTTTACTCGCGGCCTGGGCACGCGCCTGTGGGATCAGCAGGGGCGCGAATACCTGGATGCGGTGGCAGGCGTGGCGGTGACCAATGTCGGGCACTCTCACCCGAAACTGGTGACGGCCATCAGCGAACAGGCCGGCTTGTTATTGCACACATCCAACCTCTACAGCATCGACTGGCAGCAACGCCTGGCCCGGCGCCTCACTCAGCTGTCGGGCCTGGACCGCGCCTTCTTCAACAACTCCGGCGCCGAAGCCAACGAGGCCGCACTGAAGCTGGCGCGGTTGCATGGCTGGAAAAAAGGCATCGAAGAGCCGCTGGTGGTGGTGATGGAAAACGCCTTCCATGGCCGCACCCTCGGCACCATGGCGGCCAGCGATGGGCCGTCGGTACGCCTTGGGTTTCAACGTTTGCCCGGCGATTTTCTCAAGGTCCGGTTCGGTGATCTGGCGGCCATTGAAGCGATCACCCAAACGTTTGGCTCGCGGATCGCGGCGGTCTTGCTGGAGCCGATCCAGGGCGAAAGCGGCGTCATGCCGGCGCCCGCGGGTTACCTGCGCGCCCTGCGCGATCACTGCACCCGGCATGGCTGGCTGATGATGCTCGATGAAATCCAGACCGGTATCGGCCGTACCGGTACCTGGTTTGCATTCCAGCACGAAGGTATCGTGCCGGACGTGATGACCCTGGCCAAAGGCCTGGGCAACGGGGTACCCATCGGCGCCTGCCTGGCTCGCACGGCGGTGGCCCAGTTGTTCACGCCGGGCAGTCACGGCAGCACGTTCGGTGGCAACCCGCTGGCCTGCCGAGTAGGCTGCACCGTGCTCGACATTATCGAAGAGCAAGGCCTGTTGCAGAACGCGGCGCAACAGGGGGAACGCTTGCTGGCGCGGTTGCGGGTGGAATTGGATGAACATCCGCAGGTACTGGCGATTCGGGGGCGGGGCCTGATGATCGGCATCGAACTGGCCAGCCCCAGTCGCGACCTGACGCAGCGCGCCGCCCACGAGCATGGGCTGTTGATCAATGTGACGCGGGGCAAAGTCATTCGCCTGTTGCCGCCCCTGACCCTGGAGGCCAAGGAGGTCGAGATGATCGTACGGGCCATCACCCGGCTATTGGATTGA